From the genome of Methylocystis heyeri:
CCGGCCCTCTGGAGCGCGGCGTTTTCCCCGCTGTGCCGGTCACTTTGGCCTATCCCGACGACGCGCCTGTCTATTACTTCAACGGATGCTATGGCCGGCATCACCGGCGCCATGCCGGACCTGCGACGAGGCCCTGCTACAGGCACTGAAGCCCCGCCGCGCGGCCATCCTCTAATGGCGCCCGAAGACAGTGACTTTTTCGTCCTGGCCGAGCGCATGAAAGGCCAGGATCTCGGCCGGAGCCGTATCGCTCGCGTTCTCGGCGAGACTGTGCACGACGCCCGGCGGTTCGAAGAATGATTGTCCCGGCGCCAGGGTCTGAACCGGCTCGCCTCCAATTTGGGAGCGGATCGTTCCGGAGACCACATAGCCCCAGACAGAACCGCCATGACTGTGAGCCATGGCGCATGAGCCAGGCGGGAAAACCACCCGAACCATGACGACCCTTCCGCCCGGCCATCGAGGAAGCGCATCTTCGCGCAAAACCTCCGCGACCGCCCGGGGTCGGGACGAGTCGCATTCCTTGTCTATCCCTTCCTTTTGACCAATGCGCTCTGCGGCGAAGGCGCCCGCCGTCGACAGGGCCGCGGCGGCGACGATAATGCTCCGTTTCATGCCGGTTCGCCTTTTTACGTCGGCTTACTGCGCCGCATCGAC
Proteins encoded in this window:
- a CDS encoding cupin domain-containing protein; amino-acid sequence: MKRSIIVAAAALSTAGAFAAERIGQKEGIDKECDSSRPRAVAEVLREDALPRWPGGRVVMVRVVFPPGSCAMAHSHGGSVWGYVVSGTIRSQIGGEPVQTLAPGQSFFEPPGVVHSLAENASDTAPAEILAFHALGQDEKVTVFGRH